From one Paenibacillus sp. FSL K6-1330 genomic stretch:
- a CDS encoding carbohydrate ABC transporter permease: MMGVLALMMLLPIVITVVNSFMTEAEIEYNYHLIGQLINIEAGEKDGFINVKLLPDWVSFRQYAEVLVHKPVFLQMFWNSVFMVVPIIVLQVLVASLAAYAFAKLRFPGRDKLFFLYVLTMLMPFQVTLVPNYIIADKLGLINTTSAIILPGIFSAFGVFMLRQFVMHIPNSYIEAAKIDGAGHLRIFYQIIVPLVQPGMAALVVLLFVDNWNMVEQPLIFLEDAFKQPLSLYLSHINKDARGVAFAASVLYMTPMVLLYLYAESYFVQGIQLSGVKG; encoded by the coding sequence ATGATGGGTGTGCTGGCTTTGATGATGCTGTTACCGATTGTGATTACGGTCGTAAACTCATTCATGACGGAGGCCGAAATCGAATATAACTATCATCTCATTGGCCAATTGATCAATATCGAAGCAGGGGAAAAGGATGGATTTATTAATGTAAAGCTGCTTCCTGATTGGGTATCTTTCCGCCAATATGCGGAGGTACTGGTTCACAAACCTGTGTTTCTCCAAATGTTTTGGAATTCTGTGTTTATGGTCGTACCTATTATTGTTTTGCAAGTGCTGGTTGCGTCATTAGCTGCCTATGCGTTTGCAAAGCTGAGATTTCCGGGACGAGACAAGTTGTTCTTTCTATATGTTTTAACGATGCTTATGCCATTTCAGGTGACGCTCGTGCCCAATTATATCATTGCCGATAAGCTGGGACTTATCAATACAACCTCAGCCATTATATTGCCGGGTATATTCAGTGCTTTCGGTGTATTTATGCTCAGACAGTTCGTGATGCATATTCCAAATTCTTATATTGAAGCGGCCAAAATCGATGGCGCGGGGCATTTGAGAATTTTTTATCAAATTATTGTCCCGCTTGTCCAGCCGGGAATGGCTGCGCTCGTCGTTTTACTATTCGTTGATAATTGGAATATGGTTGAGCAGCCGCTTATTTTTCTTGAGGATGCATTTAAACAACCGCTGTCTCTGTATTTGTCGCACATTAATAAAGATGCAAGGGGCGTCGCCTTTGCTGCATCCGTCTTATATATGACTCCGATGGTGCTGTTGTATTTGTACGCTGAGTCATATTTTGTACAGGGCATTCAGCTATCAGGAGTTAAAGGTTAG
- a CDS encoding efflux RND transporter periplasmic adaptor subunit: MEVQLASKTISGRKRRIRIFFGLFVLLLVALTLFSNTLKALTLPKVAVTTPERGELNHTFQGMGIVKWRETAALSGAVGGKVEKVHAKEGKTVKKGAILVVYNQRTLQRQIEDEETQLSQFMLTLKEQQDSYKEASLSDDEKTIVKAKNDMKRTQMDIDVQRRKVHRLQEDLQENSTLIAPFDGIVTKINAVEGLESKGEESDVIIANSKLGFEFEFTAPATLMDNLEKGAKLNVRIGGSNARQVEGSIEDIKDTEQPLGEPENGGNTPAYTTPMKQLVIAIEDKELKGGEPAETQLIKTVNDLILVSNEAIHKEGDQSYVFGVEERNGPLGNSFVVKKTYITIMDSNENQSAVDGVMEHQPIIVESSAPLQEGDKIRLH, encoded by the coding sequence ATGGAAGTGCAACTTGCTAGTAAAACGATATCTGGACGCAAAAGGAGGATTCGCATCTTCTTTGGCTTATTTGTGTTGCTACTCGTTGCATTGACGTTGTTTAGCAATACTCTTAAGGCGTTAACGCTCCCTAAGGTTGCAGTTACAACACCGGAAAGAGGGGAGTTAAATCATACTTTTCAAGGTATGGGAATTGTGAAGTGGCGAGAGACCGCAGCTTTATCGGGCGCTGTCGGAGGCAAAGTTGAGAAGGTCCATGCCAAGGAAGGCAAAACGGTTAAGAAAGGAGCGATCCTGGTTGTTTACAACCAACGGACCCTCCAGCGTCAGATTGAGGATGAAGAGACGCAATTGAGCCAGTTCATGCTTACGCTAAAGGAGCAGCAAGATAGTTATAAGGAAGCTTCACTAAGCGACGATGAGAAAACAATCGTAAAAGCTAAAAACGATATGAAGAGGACTCAAATGGATATCGATGTCCAAAGACGGAAAGTTCATAGATTGCAGGAGGATTTGCAAGAAAACAGCACATTGATTGCACCTTTTGACGGGATCGTTACGAAGATTAATGCAGTGGAGGGGCTTGAGTCGAAAGGGGAAGAGTCCGATGTTATAATCGCCAATTCGAAACTCGGCTTTGAGTTTGAGTTTACTGCCCCAGCGACATTAATGGATAATCTGGAAAAAGGAGCAAAATTGAATGTTCGAATAGGTGGCAGTAATGCCAGACAAGTCGAGGGGAGCATTGAGGATATTAAAGATACCGAACAACCGCTTGGTGAACCGGAAAACGGCGGAAACACACCTGCTTACACAACACCTATGAAGCAACTGGTGATTGCTATTGAGGATAAGGAGCTAAAGGGCGGAGAGCCGGCAGAGACTCAGTTGATCAAAACGGTGAATGATTTGATCCTAGTATCGAATGAAGCTATCCACAAAGAAGGAGACCAATCGTACGTATTTGGTGTCGAGGAAAGAAACGGACCGCTAGGTAACAGCTTTGTTGTTAAAAAAACCTATATTACGATCATGGATTCGAATGAAAACCAATCGGCAGTAGACGGTGTAATGGAGCATCAACCGATCATTGTTGAGAGCAGTGCTCCGCTGCAAGAAGGCGATAAGATTCGATTGCACTAA
- a CDS encoding TraB/GumN family protein, producing MKNWKKMLLSLAISVGLLASAVPAMAAPQQQPAVKVDNQVVQYSLGTPIIDKGTTLVPLRTTLQALDVKLKGTADDTIHVVVDGKTITLKGKLKQINGVTYAPIRVVGDAAGYKVSWDAKTRAVLLVSKETETAQAGGRGFMWEVESNGNTVYLVGSMHIADDSFYPLRPEFEEAFAEADYLGVEIDISKAADEEQQKLIMDLGMYQDGTTLKDHVSSETYAKLGGILKQSGMQPNALDAFKPWVAETTISSLKSVKAGYEASAGIDLYFIQKAIERKVPILELESYESQLGMFDGFSKELQEKNLNIALDNFDVLDESVNQMAEMWKTGNDEQLLELTNSMSGDEEYNKAMLIDRNIGMADKIDRYLKNGKNEEYFIVVGSAHYLGEHGIVKLLKDKGYTVVRK from the coding sequence ATGAAAAACTGGAAAAAAATGCTCTTGTCCCTCGCGATTTCGGTTGGGCTGCTCGCTTCGGCAGTACCTGCCATGGCTGCCCCACAACAACAGCCGGCAGTAAAAGTGGATAACCAAGTTGTTCAATATTCGCTTGGCACACCGATTATAGATAAGGGCACAACGCTTGTTCCGCTCAGAACAACGCTTCAGGCTCTGGACGTGAAACTGAAGGGTACAGCAGATGACACGATCCATGTCGTTGTGGATGGCAAAACCATTACCCTAAAAGGTAAGCTGAAACAAATCAATGGCGTAACCTATGCACCAATTCGAGTTGTTGGGGACGCTGCCGGTTATAAGGTTAGCTGGGATGCGAAAACTCGCGCCGTTCTGCTGGTTTCCAAGGAAACAGAAACCGCACAAGCTGGCGGCCGCGGCTTCATGTGGGAAGTGGAGAGCAACGGGAATACAGTGTACCTTGTAGGTTCCATGCATATCGCGGATGATAGCTTCTACCCGTTACGTCCGGAATTTGAAGAAGCATTTGCCGAGGCCGACTATCTCGGTGTCGAAATTGATATCAGCAAAGCGGCTGATGAAGAGCAGCAGAAACTGATCATGGATCTGGGAATGTATCAGGATGGGACAACCTTGAAGGACCATGTATCCAGTGAGACCTATGCTAAGCTTGGCGGAATTCTGAAGCAAAGTGGCATGCAGCCGAATGCACTCGATGCATTCAAGCCTTGGGTTGCCGAAACCACGATCAGTAGTCTGAAATCCGTAAAAGCCGGGTACGAAGCATCAGCTGGGATCGACCTGTATTTCATCCAGAAGGCCATCGAACGCAAAGTTCCGATTCTGGAGCTGGAATCCTACGAATCCCAGCTGGGTATGTTTGATGGCTTCTCCAAGGAGCTGCAGGAGAAAAACCTCAATATCGCCCTCGATAACTTCGACGTACTGGACGAGAGTGTGAACCAGATGGCCGAAATGTGGAAAACAGGCAATGACGAGCAGCTGCTCGAGTTAACAAACAGCATGTCGGGTGACGAGGAATATAACAAAGCGATGCTGATCGACCGCAACATCGGCATGGCAGACAAAATCGACAGATATTTGAAAAACGGCAAAAACGAAGAGTATTTCATTGTGGTAGGGTCAGCTCATTATCTGGGTGAGCATGGCATTGTGAAGCTGCTTAAGGATAAAGGCTATACGGTTGTTCGCAAGTAA
- a CDS encoding sugar ABC transporter permease, producing MTHRESRRQTLYMYLFIAPWLIGFLVFALYPILSSLYYSFTDYDIIHPPKYVGLANYTEMFQDDLFWKSVVVTVRYTFISVPIQLLLALGFALLLNTKIPFRGFFRTAMYFPSMVSGVAMSLLWYWIFNPSIGLFNYVLSWFGISGPSWLMSPDYALYALMIMSFWTVGSGMILFLAGLMSVPASLVEAAKLDGAGRFRIFLNVTLPMISPVLLFQLIMGVIDSFQVFTQAYVMTQGGPNYSTWFYVYNLYTSAFKEYRAGYSSALAWVLLIVVMLFTALIMKFSNRYVHYEGGGRK from the coding sequence GTGACCCATCGCGAAAGCCGACGGCAGACGTTATACATGTACCTCTTCATCGCTCCATGGCTTATCGGTTTCCTGGTGTTTGCCTTGTATCCGATTCTGTCATCCCTTTATTACAGTTTCACGGACTATGACATTATCCACCCACCGAAATATGTCGGCCTGGCGAACTACACCGAAATGTTTCAAGATGATCTGTTTTGGAAATCCGTTGTGGTAACGGTGCGGTATACGTTTATAAGCGTACCGATCCAACTGTTGCTGGCACTCGGGTTTGCGCTCCTGCTCAATACGAAAATACCGTTCCGTGGATTTTTCCGGACCGCCATGTATTTTCCGAGCATGGTATCCGGCGTGGCGATGTCACTGCTGTGGTACTGGATTTTCAATCCATCGATCGGTCTGTTCAACTACGTTCTGTCCTGGTTCGGCATCAGTGGCCCGTCCTGGCTTATGAGTCCGGATTATGCGCTTTACGCTCTGATGATTATGTCCTTCTGGACAGTAGGTTCAGGCATGATTCTGTTCCTCGCAGGACTCATGAGCGTGCCTGCAAGTCTCGTGGAAGCCGCCAAGCTTGACGGTGCGGGGCGCTTCCGGATTTTTCTGAATGTGACACTCCCCATGATATCACCGGTGCTGTTGTTCCAGCTGATTATGGGTGTCATTGACTCCTTCCAGGTATTTACGCAAGCGTACGTCATGACCCAGGGCGGTCCTAACTACTCGACATGGTTCTATGTTTACAACCTGTACACCAGCGCCTTCAAAGAATACCGGGCTGGATACTCATCCGCTCTCGCGTGGGTTCTGCTGATCGTTGTCATGCTGTTTACGGCACTAATTATGAAATTCTCGAACCGTTATGTTCACTATGAAGGAGGCGGACGCAAATGA
- a CDS encoding carbohydrate ABC transporter permease, with the protein MRTIPTASPSASPSTNKRRRKIDVVSIASFIALVVTTFLMLLPLFFMVSTSLKSKKELLKFPPTFLPDSWEWSNYKEIFETLNFGQMYMNSLIIGTLTVVGTLLSSALAAYGFARYRGKGSNLWFMLMLSTMMLPYPAIMIPQFILFSKLNWIDTFLPLIVPAFFGSAYNIFLLRQFFSTLPDELFDAGRMDGCSELRMWWRIALPLSGPALATVAIFAFIYSWNDLLTPVLYLSSSDKFTLPVGMSSFTSSRFRIPPWHLLMVASVLAMLPIVTLFAIAQKRFVEGIVLTGIK; encoded by the coding sequence ATGAGAACCATTCCGACAGCCAGTCCTTCGGCTTCACCTTCTACGAATAAACGCCGGCGCAAAATCGATGTCGTAAGCATTGCCAGCTTTATTGCCTTAGTGGTTACTACCTTTCTCATGCTCCTGCCTTTGTTCTTCATGGTTTCGACCTCGCTGAAATCGAAGAAGGAACTCCTGAAGTTTCCTCCAACCTTTTTACCAGATTCCTGGGAGTGGAGCAACTACAAGGAAATTTTCGAAACGCTAAACTTCGGCCAAATGTACATGAACAGTCTCATTATCGGCACTTTGACCGTGGTCGGCACTCTGTTGTCGTCGGCGCTGGCAGCCTACGGCTTTGCCAGATACCGGGGCAAGGGCAGCAACCTGTGGTTCATGTTGATGCTCAGCACCATGATGCTTCCTTATCCAGCGATTATGATCCCGCAGTTCATTCTTTTTTCCAAGCTGAACTGGATCGATACGTTCTTGCCGCTGATCGTACCTGCATTTTTCGGCTCGGCATACAACATCTTTTTGCTGCGCCAGTTCTTCTCCACGCTGCCGGATGAGTTGTTTGACGCTGGACGCATGGACGGTTGCAGCGAGCTGCGGATGTGGTGGCGGATTGCCTTGCCTCTGTCTGGTCCAGCACTTGCAACCGTTGCCATCTTTGCCTTCATTTACAGCTGGAACGACCTGCTGACACCCGTGCTCTACCTAAGCTCATCGGATAAATTTACGCTTCCGGTCGGTATGTCTTCCTTCACCTCGTCACGGTTTCGCATTCCGCCGTGGCATCTGCTCATGGTTGCCTCCGTGCTCGCCATGCTGCCGATTGTCACATTATTTGCGATAGCCCAGAAACGATTTGTTGAAGGAATTGTACTTACAGGCATCAAGTGA
- a CDS encoding sugar ABC transporter substrate-binding protein, whose amino-acid sequence MKKRRIKKTYALLLAFSMLVVLALSGCTGGKSAGEVAPEGKGDSGGSSGEQVTITHYTMDSEDRTFIEKLVPDFEAKHPNIKVRIEKAPYEQFDSKLQTLIAGGKSPDVTSHYGYGGFAEYFNKDMLLDMNDIIKEDGFKASDYSIPEDLMDIYTIKDHVYGIPVNMYVTLMLYNKDMFDAANVPYPPSDYEDKSWTFDKMVEEAKKMTHVSDDIAKTQYGVDFTWSERDMRPLYFGVEPYSQDTWTNGGVPSETHFDSPEVMATYNKLFDLILKDKVSPTTEWSKSVAGQNGDAFVTGKVGMTVSGSWSLAGSNDFPFEVGVAAVPAGGNDKIRSVLFVDPLFILKGSKHPKEAFEWIKYLVSEEVQEKSIDLSGGNPPVNTKAAEAYYKHFEGIDPEDVKKVYEGAVKYGFESYNHLITNYSQINDMFINEMQPIDTGHKTVEEVMPTIQKKVMEIIKR is encoded by the coding sequence ATGAAAAAAAGAAGGATTAAAAAGACCTATGCACTTCTGCTTGCGTTCAGCATGCTCGTCGTATTGGCATTGTCCGGCTGCACCGGTGGCAAATCAGCGGGAGAAGTGGCTCCCGAAGGCAAAGGCGACAGCGGCGGTTCTTCAGGCGAGCAAGTAACCATTACGCATTACACGATGGATTCGGAAGACCGGACTTTTATTGAGAAGCTGGTTCCGGACTTTGAAGCCAAACACCCTAACATCAAGGTCAGAATAGAAAAGGCTCCTTACGAGCAGTTTGATAGCAAACTGCAAACGCTGATCGCTGGCGGTAAATCGCCTGACGTGACAAGCCACTATGGCTACGGCGGCTTTGCGGAATATTTCAACAAAGATATGCTGCTTGACATGAACGACATTATAAAGGAAGACGGCTTTAAGGCATCCGATTACAGCATCCCGGAAGACCTCATGGACATCTATACCATCAAAGACCATGTATACGGGATTCCGGTCAATATGTATGTGACCCTCATGCTCTATAACAAAGACATGTTCGATGCTGCCAATGTTCCTTATCCTCCAAGCGATTACGAGGACAAGAGCTGGACGTTTGACAAAATGGTTGAAGAAGCCAAGAAAATGACGCATGTATCCGACGATATCGCTAAAACACAGTATGGCGTCGACTTCACATGGTCCGAACGCGATATGCGCCCGCTGTATTTCGGCGTTGAGCCTTACTCCCAGGATACCTGGACCAACGGCGGCGTGCCTTCGGAGACTCATTTTGATTCTCCTGAAGTGATGGCAACCTACAATAAACTGTTTGACCTGATTTTGAAGGATAAGGTCTCCCCGACGACGGAATGGAGTAAGAGCGTAGCCGGGCAAAATGGCGATGCATTCGTAACCGGCAAGGTTGGCATGACCGTCAGCGGCTCCTGGAGCCTTGCAGGCTCCAATGACTTTCCGTTCGAGGTCGGCGTGGCTGCAGTTCCTGCTGGCGGCAACGACAAGATCCGCAGCGTGCTGTTCGTCGATCCACTCTTTATTCTGAAAGGTTCCAAGCATCCGAAGGAAGCTTTTGAATGGATCAAATATCTGGTCAGCGAAGAAGTTCAGGAAAAATCCATTGACCTGAGCGGCGGCAATCCACCTGTCAATACGAAGGCAGCTGAAGCTTATTACAAGCATTTTGAGGGCATCGATCCGGAAGATGTGAAAAAGGTTTATGAAGGCGCTGTGAAATACGGCTTTGAATCCTATAATCACTTGATTACCAACTACTCGCAAATCAATGACATGTTCATCAATGAAATGCAGCCGATCGATACCGGACACAAGACCGTTGAAGAAGTGATGCCAACGATTCAGAAAAAAGTCATGGAAATTATCAAACGTTAA
- a CDS encoding LacI family DNA-binding transcriptional regulator codes for MKVSIFDVAKKSGLSVVTVSRVLNGAESVREKNRQKVLEAIKELDYRPNAAARSLARGKTGIVGLIVTTLQDSFFDAVVKELNEVLALHGYFLAISVSTGIGSDEAHYLIQEDRVDGLILLSPMEEDNYIVELKRRNIPYVLIDNQKPDNDAFSVTIDNYKGGYTATKHLLDLGHTSIAHLSGQDMFRSTRERRSGFLQALKEKSLAPFEMITGDFEIDFGYDICRKWLQEGRLPSAVFAGDDNIALGVMNALLEEGIRIPEQVAIVGYDDQYISSKLRPHLTTVRQPTDRIGLAAAEMLLKRMDGTMKRGGNVRIDPELIVRESTVIPAE; via the coding sequence ATGAAGGTTAGTATATTTGACGTAGCAAAAAAATCAGGCCTGTCCGTTGTAACGGTTTCACGTGTCTTAAACGGCGCCGAATCTGTTCGAGAGAAAAACAGACAAAAGGTTCTGGAAGCCATCAAGGAGCTTGATTACCGTCCTAATGCTGCCGCTCGGAGTTTAGCCCGCGGTAAGACAGGGATTGTCGGTTTGATCGTGACCACCCTTCAGGACTCCTTCTTCGACGCTGTAGTCAAGGAGTTGAATGAAGTGCTGGCACTTCACGGTTATTTCCTGGCCATTTCGGTCTCTACGGGCATAGGCTCTGACGAAGCCCATTATCTGATTCAGGAAGACCGCGTGGACGGACTGATTCTGCTCTCGCCAATGGAAGAAGACAACTATATCGTGGAATTGAAACGGCGCAATATCCCGTATGTCCTGATTGACAACCAGAAGCCGGATAATGACGCTTTTTCCGTCACCATAGACAACTACAAAGGCGGTTATACCGCAACGAAGCACCTGCTCGATCTCGGCCATACTTCCATTGCGCATTTAAGCGGGCAGGATATGTTCCGCAGTACGAGGGAACGCCGAAGCGGCTTTCTGCAGGCACTTAAGGAAAAGAGCCTGGCGCCGTTCGAAATGATTACGGGCGATTTCGAAATCGACTTTGGTTATGATATTTGCCGCAAATGGCTGCAGGAAGGGCGACTTCCTTCCGCCGTATTCGCAGGCGATGACAATATCGCGCTCGGGGTCATGAACGCTCTTCTGGAAGAAGGCATCCGGATTCCAGAACAGGTAGCCATTGTCGGCTATGACGATCAGTATATCTCATCCAAGCTGCGCCCACATTTGACAACGGTCCGGCAGCCTACTGACCGGATTGGGCTTGCCGCAGCGGAAATGCTGCTGAAGCGTATGGATGGTACGATGAAACGCGGGGGCAATGTTCGGATTGACCCTGAACTTATCGTGAGAGAATCTACGGTTATACCTGCAGAATAG
- a CDS encoding cytochrome ubiquinol oxidase subunit I gives MVIDTVLWSKWLTGLTLAFHVIFATVGVGVPLMIAIAEFVGIRKKDPHYMLMAKRWTRGFVISVAVGVVTGTAISLLLALVWPNFMQVAGNVIALPLFMEVFAFFFEAIFLGIYMYTWDRFRNPYIHWLLTIPIVAGAGMSAVFITTVNGFMNQPGGFVMEAGHFTAVNPLQAMLNTATPSKVFHVLTSAYLTGAALLAGIAAYVILRKGPSAYYKKALKLMMAVVLVFSLLTTLAGDMSAKFLAEHQPEKLAAAEWHFETESGADLILLGWLNAEQKVMGAIHIPKALSFLAFGDFDAEVKGLEEFPLDERPPLLVHYLFDFMAGIGFVMLAIAVLYFLFLFWKRRNELNKWLLRAIVFSAPLAFLGVEMGWFYAELGRQPWIIRGYMRVEEAATTSPNVRILFFLFLLLYIVLGTMCVFVLRRLFRNKPAEAELDEFVKEKRDQSTGKGEPV, from the coding sequence GTGGTTATAGATACGGTGCTGTGGAGCAAATGGCTGACAGGGCTAACCTTGGCGTTTCATGTCATTTTTGCCACGGTTGGCGTCGGTGTTCCGTTAATGATTGCCATTGCCGAATTTGTCGGTATACGTAAGAAGGATCCCCATTACATGCTCATGGCCAAAAGATGGACGCGAGGATTCGTTATTTCGGTGGCGGTTGGCGTGGTGACTGGAACGGCGATCTCCTTGCTGCTCGCGCTTGTTTGGCCGAACTTTATGCAAGTGGCGGGGAATGTTATCGCCCTCCCGTTATTTATGGAGGTTTTTGCATTCTTTTTTGAAGCCATTTTCCTGGGGATATATATGTACACGTGGGATCGGTTCCGCAACCCGTATATCCATTGGCTGCTGACGATTCCGATTGTTGCCGGGGCAGGCATGTCCGCTGTTTTTATTACGACGGTGAACGGATTCATGAATCAGCCTGGAGGCTTTGTCATGGAGGCAGGCCACTTTACGGCGGTTAACCCGCTGCAAGCGATGTTGAATACGGCGACGCCTTCAAAAGTATTCCATGTACTAACCTCGGCCTATTTGACGGGAGCTGCCCTGCTGGCGGGAATCGCAGCCTACGTTATTCTGAGAAAAGGGCCCTCGGCATATTACAAGAAAGCATTGAAGCTCATGATGGCGGTTGTTCTGGTGTTCAGCTTGCTGACAACCTTAGCCGGGGATATGTCGGCCAAGTTTTTGGCGGAGCATCAACCGGAGAAGCTGGCCGCTGCAGAATGGCATTTTGAAACGGAAAGCGGTGCGGATTTGATATTACTGGGCTGGCTTAATGCGGAGCAGAAGGTAATGGGAGCCATCCATATTCCGAAAGCGCTCAGCTTCCTGGCCTTTGGGGACTTTGATGCCGAGGTAAAGGGGCTGGAGGAGTTTCCGCTTGATGAAAGGCCGCCTCTGCTTGTCCATTATTTGTTTGATTTCATGGCCGGGATCGGTTTTGTTATGTTAGCCATTGCGGTCCTGTATTTCCTGTTTTTGTTCTGGAAGAGACGCAATGAGCTCAACAAGTGGCTGCTTCGGGCCATTGTTTTTAGTGCGCCTCTCGCATTTTTGGGCGTTGAAATGGGCTGGTTCTATGCGGAGCTCGGGCGGCAGCCGTGGATTATCCGCGGATATATGCGCGTAGAGGAGGCGGCTACGACTTCACCGAATGTGAGGATTCTCTTTTTCCTCTTCCTGCTACTGTATATTGTTCTTGGGACCATGTGTGTCTTTGTCCTGAGACGTTTGTTCCGTAACAAACCGGCAGAAGCCGAGCTGGACGAGTTCGTGAAAGAGAAACGCGATCAATCCACGGGAAAGGGTGAGCCGGTATGA
- a CDS encoding cytochrome d ubiquinol oxidase subunit II — protein MIHYELIGISVLWLFLYGYLIIASIDFGAGFFAFYARLTKQDHLINRLISRYLSPVWEITNVFFVFFFIGIVGFFPDTAYYYGSALLIPGSIAIILLAIRGSFYAFENYGSKENIVYLFLYGATGLLIPASLSVALTLSEGGFIVDRGGAVSLEYWTLMTSPLSWSIVALAIVSVLFISGSFLAFYASRADDQPALKLVRTYALFWSTPTIIAALTAFIFLSQHNERHFQNMMDLWWLLALSVGFFMIAIWLLYKGRRYGLAFICVMLQFFCAFFAYGIGQYPYILDPYITIQSGATHESMGAALVAAFIGGLCLLIPSLILVFRLFLFDADYVKGKK, from the coding sequence ATGATCCATTACGAGTTGATAGGCATCTCCGTCCTTTGGCTGTTTTTATACGGCTATTTAATTATAGCCTCCATTGATTTCGGCGCTGGTTTTTTTGCCTTCTATGCCCGTCTGACGAAGCAGGACCACCTGATCAATCGATTAATATCCCGTTATTTATCGCCGGTCTGGGAGATTACCAATGTGTTTTTTGTCTTTTTCTTTATCGGCATCGTCGGGTTTTTCCCGGACACGGCCTATTATTATGGCTCTGCGCTGCTTATACCGGGAAGCATCGCCATTATCCTGCTGGCGATCCGTGGCTCCTTTTACGCTTTTGAAAATTACGGCTCCAAAGAAAATATCGTGTATCTGTTTTTATATGGGGCCACAGGTTTATTGATTCCGGCTTCCTTGTCGGTAGCATTAACGCTTTCCGAAGGCGGTTTTATTGTGGATAGAGGCGGAGCTGTTTCTCTGGAATATTGGACACTGATGACGAGTCCGTTGTCGTGGAGCATCGTTGCATTGGCCATCGTATCGGTGCTGTTTATAAGCGGATCGTTCCTGGCCTTCTACGCCTCCCGGGCGGACGATCAGCCAGCGCTAAAGCTGGTGCGGACATATGCCCTGTTCTGGAGTACGCCAACCATTATTGCCGCGCTCACGGCATTTATTTTCCTCAGTCAACATAATGAGCGGCATTTTCAAAACATGATGGATTTATGGTGGCTGCTGGCGCTTTCCGTTGGTTTTTTCATGATAGCCATTTGGCTGCTGTACAAAGGTCGCCGCTACGGACTCGCTTTTATTTGTGTTATGCTGCAATTTTTCTGTGCATTTTTTGCATACGGTATCGGTCAATATCCTTATATTCTGGATCCGTACATTACCATTCAAAGCGGGGCCACGCATGAGTCGATGGGTGCTGCGCTTGTGGCGGCCTTTATCGGCGGCCTCTGCCTGCTGATTCCGTCCCTTATACTGGTCTTCAGGCTATTCCTGTTTGATGCGGATTATGTAAAAGGCAAAAAATAA